In Actinomadura luzonensis, a single window of DNA contains:
- a CDS encoding type II secretion system F family protein, giving the protein MVEGALAGAALGLGLFVLVRAIFPARPGLVARLLALDAVREDTGAPRLQLLLPEEEVGAFRRNLGVRMAAFYAARGWEVRSVKSDLALVGRSFEAFLATKVLLAASGLLAFPLLLGWLVLMGWGASPAIPFWVAVLAAIVFFFLPDLQIRKEAAARRRDFRHAVGAFLDLVSMNLAGGRGVPEALMMAVTVSGEQPNWAMGRIRDALSGARIVGITPWQALGQLGEEINVDELRDLSAALGLVADDGAKVRSSLTARAATLRRRELAEIEGRAGERSQSMLVAQLLLCAGFVIFLSYPAAMKMLGVS; this is encoded by the coding sequence ATGGTTGAGGGCGCGCTGGCCGGAGCCGCGCTCGGGCTCGGCCTGTTCGTGCTGGTACGGGCGATCTTCCCGGCCCGTCCCGGCCTGGTGGCGCGGCTGCTCGCGCTGGACGCCGTCCGCGAGGACACCGGCGCGCCCCGCCTCCAGCTGCTGCTGCCCGAGGAGGAGGTCGGCGCGTTCCGCCGCAACCTCGGCGTGCGGATGGCCGCCTTCTACGCCGCCCGCGGCTGGGAGGTCAGGTCGGTCAAGTCGGACCTGGCGCTGGTCGGCCGCTCGTTCGAGGCGTTCCTCGCGACCAAGGTGCTGCTGGCCGCCAGCGGCCTGCTGGCGTTCCCGCTGCTGCTCGGCTGGCTCGTGCTCATGGGGTGGGGCGCCTCGCCGGCGATCCCGTTCTGGGTGGCGGTGCTCGCCGCGATCGTCTTCTTCTTCCTGCCCGACCTGCAGATCCGCAAGGAGGCGGCGGCCAGGAGACGCGACTTCCGGCACGCCGTCGGCGCGTTCCTCGACCTCGTCTCGATGAACCTGGCCGGTGGCCGCGGCGTCCCCGAGGCCCTGATGATGGCGGTCACGGTCAGCGGCGAGCAGCCCAACTGGGCGATGGGCCGCATCCGCGACGCCCTCAGCGGCGCGCGCATCGTCGGCATCACCCCCTGGCAGGCGCTCGGCCAGCTCGGCGAGGAGATCAACGTCGACGAGCTGCGCGACCTGTCCGCGGCGCTCGGCCTGGTGGCCGACGACGGCGCGAAGGTCCGCTCCTCGCTCACGGCCAGGGCCGCCACGCTGCGCCGCCGCGAGCTGGCGGAGATCGAGGGCCGGGCGGGCGAACGCTCGCAGTCGATGCTCGTCGCCCAGCTCCTGCTGTGCGCCGGTTTCGTGATCTTCCTGAGTTATCCCGCCGCGATGAAGATGTTGGGGGTCTCATGA